A genome region from Micromonospora peucetia includes the following:
- a CDS encoding ABC transporter substrate-binding protein, whose amino-acid sequence MSTHRNAGSLLRRGRMTGLRAAAAATVVALVAACGSTSDATTGTDGETNTVRVVTNFGTIYYGLLLGLDLLAEERPDLKIEHVQLSAGGDSLTALASGQADVVSVGVSPVLIAREKGVPVRFGGSLVTAHVALVAMDGKYRSLADFQPGDQIATPGPYAVGSIALLGAAMRELGDWKKVQGMFRMMPHPDAVAALTQGEVQAHMATPPFLQQGLAKGAREVIGGNELLGAPVPLGAFAFNESFHKANPKVYAALVDAIKRGTAMINDDPQAAAARIAGLDAVKTTKDKVLVELTEQGIKFNTEFAGYTQTADTMLQMGLIKKKPALSDVSLPNVTGS is encoded by the coding sequence ATGAGCACGCATCGGAATGCAGGCTCGCTGCTCCGTCGCGGCAGAATGACAGGCCTTCGTGCCGCGGCCGCCGCTACTGTGGTCGCGCTCGTCGCGGCGTGCGGCTCGACATCGGACGCCACCACCGGCACCGACGGCGAAACCAACACCGTGCGAGTGGTCACGAACTTCGGAACGATCTACTACGGCCTGCTGCTCGGCCTGGACCTCCTGGCAGAGGAACGCCCCGACCTGAAGATCGAGCACGTCCAACTCTCAGCCGGAGGGGACAGTCTCACCGCTCTCGCCTCCGGCCAGGCGGACGTGGTGTCGGTCGGCGTCTCGCCCGTGCTCATCGCCCGTGAGAAGGGCGTGCCCGTGCGCTTCGGCGGGTCGCTCGTGACGGCCCACGTCGCGCTGGTGGCGATGGACGGAAAGTACCGCTCCCTGGCCGACTTCCAGCCGGGTGACCAGATCGCCACCCCCGGCCCCTACGCCGTCGGCTCCATCGCATTGCTCGGGGCGGCGATGCGTGAGCTCGGCGACTGGAAGAAGGTCCAGGGCATGTTCCGCATGATGCCCCACCCGGATGCGGTGGCGGCGCTCACGCAGGGGGAGGTGCAGGCCCATATGGCCACGCCTCCATTCCTGCAACAGGGCCTGGCCAAGGGGGCCCGCGAAGTGATCGGTGGCAACGAGCTGCTGGGTGCCCCCGTGCCACTGGGAGCCTTCGCGTTCAACGAGTCCTTCCACAAGGCGAACCCGAAGGTGTACGCCGCTCTCGTGGATGCGATCAAACGCGGCACTGCGATGATCAACGACGATCCACAAGCCGCAGCCGCACGGATTGCCGGCCTCGATGCCGTAAAGACGACCAAGGACAAGGTCCTTGTCGAGCTCACCGAGCAGGGCATCAAGTTCAACACCGAGTTCGCGGGCTACACCCAAACGGCGGACACCATGCTCCAGATGGGGCTCATCAAGAAGAAGCCGGCCCTCTCCGACGTGTCGTTGCCGAACGTCACGGGTTCATGA
- a CDS encoding ABC transporter permease: MNKPIQKMAVRITVVAVVILAWELVPRMAQLSPVVLPPFSSAVEVLWERALDGSLWQGLLASLSLLVRGVGLGILIAIVMTAACFIIPGGREVLQTLVGLFNPLPAIAILPLALLWFGFSERSMILVIVFSVVWAMSLNAYAGFSTIRPVLVDVGRNLGLRGPRLIASIYFPAALPHLLSGLRIGWAFAWRTAVAAELVYGAAGGKGGIGWQIYLDRSEFNTGGVFAGLLTIVLVGLLVEYGILNTIESRTVKRWGMVS, translated from the coding sequence ATGAACAAGCCGATCCAGAAAATGGCCGTCCGCATCACGGTGGTGGCCGTGGTGATCCTGGCGTGGGAGCTCGTCCCACGAATGGCGCAGCTCAGTCCGGTCGTGCTCCCGCCGTTCTCCAGCGCCGTCGAGGTGCTGTGGGAGCGGGCGCTCGACGGGTCCCTGTGGCAGGGCCTGCTCGCGTCGCTGTCGCTGCTCGTCCGAGGCGTGGGTCTGGGCATCCTGATCGCGATCGTGATGACGGCCGCGTGCTTCATCATCCCCGGCGGGCGTGAGGTCCTGCAGACCCTCGTGGGTCTGTTCAACCCCTTGCCGGCGATCGCCATCCTTCCGTTGGCGCTGCTGTGGTTCGGATTCAGCGAACGCTCGATGATCCTGGTGATCGTGTTCTCGGTGGTATGGGCCATGTCGCTCAACGCCTACGCCGGGTTCTCCACCATCAGGCCGGTACTCGTGGACGTGGGACGCAACCTCGGGCTGCGCGGGCCACGCCTGATCGCGAGCATCTACTTCCCGGCAGCCCTGCCGCACCTGCTGTCCGGTCTGCGGATCGGATGGGCGTTCGCCTGGCGTACCGCCGTCGCCGCGGAACTCGTCTACGGCGCCGCAGGCGGTAAGGGGGGCATCGGATGGCAGATCTATCTGGACCGCTCGGAATTCAACACCGGTGGAGTGTTCGCCGGATTGCTGACAATCGTCCTCGTCGGTCTCCTGGTGGAGTACGGAATTCTCAACACTATCGAATCGCGGACCGTCAAACGATGGGGAATGGTGAGTTGA
- a CDS encoding DUF4153 domain-containing protein, which produces MTQPPPVPGPRGAGEAAGSTDGDDPGDATPYLLVMPPTEGAPPPMVWPGAEGAPAWAIPVNVPAGTRGYAVFIPLLPVAPAATPATSAPPAPASAPAAPPATPAEAPAPDASSPPPAATAAAPTFSTPPADATDAPAVIPPVAAGAPTSAPPPTTARTPATAPPITRPVLAPHQVGVPAGVPMPYHGYQLLPPQPSFLDTRWPGPAPAQDRAVPAAVLAGAAALAFFVPLTRTGIGWFLGWLALTVAVVLAVRRTGAELPRADRRIRAGWAVAALALLSVLAFRNAWWLVTFCVLGALGCATLAIVGGRLVRSILFSLVAAPFAAFRGLPWVRGHLHAPTNPGLVRRIVGSAAATLAALIVFGALLSSADGAFSVVLGEVIPEVNVGTVFRWIFLAVVGALCAVAAVYTLAAPPDLSTVDRPGTRRFGIVEWAPVISALTLLFGGFVAVQFTVLFGGQRHVLRTAGLSYAEYARSGFWQLVVVTMLTLAVLGGVARWARRDRAVERHLLRVLLGLLSVLSFVIVVSALARMYTYQKVYSFTGERLFVMAFELLLGTVFLMILVAGLRLRGAWIPGTTVALAVVMLLSLAVLNPEDYAARRNIARYEQTGKIDAWYLRALSADATPALTGLPDPARRCTLSWIADDLEEPDPWYAWNLGRVRARAALDRAGPGAVGGQRDCRAADQFDLPKSRR; this is translated from the coding sequence GTGACCCAACCGCCACCGGTGCCGGGGCCCCGAGGGGCCGGCGAGGCAGCCGGAAGCACCGACGGTGACGATCCCGGGGACGCGACGCCGTACCTGCTCGTCATGCCGCCCACCGAGGGCGCACCGCCCCCGATGGTGTGGCCCGGAGCCGAGGGCGCGCCTGCCTGGGCGATCCCGGTGAACGTCCCGGCCGGGACGCGCGGATACGCCGTGTTCATCCCCCTTCTGCCGGTCGCCCCCGCCGCGACGCCGGCCACCTCCGCCCCGCCGGCCCCGGCATCGGCCCCGGCCGCACCCCCCGCCACGCCGGCCGAGGCCCCGGCGCCCGACGCCAGCAGCCCACCGCCAGCCGCCACCGCTGCGGCACCGACCTTCTCCACCCCTCCGGCGGACGCCACCGACGCACCCGCCGTCATCCCGCCGGTTGCCGCCGGGGCGCCCACCAGCGCCCCACCGCCGACCACCGCGCGGACGCCGGCCACCGCACCGCCGATCACCAGGCCGGTGTTGGCGCCTCACCAGGTCGGGGTGCCGGCTGGCGTGCCGATGCCGTACCACGGCTACCAGCTGCTTCCGCCCCAGCCGTCGTTCCTCGACACACGCTGGCCAGGGCCGGCGCCCGCCCAGGACCGGGCCGTGCCGGCTGCCGTCCTCGCCGGGGCGGCAGCGCTGGCGTTCTTCGTGCCGCTCACCCGCACCGGCATCGGCTGGTTCCTCGGTTGGCTCGCCCTGACCGTCGCGGTGGTCCTCGCGGTCCGGCGGACGGGCGCGGAGTTGCCGCGCGCGGACCGGCGGATCCGCGCCGGTTGGGCGGTGGCGGCACTGGCGCTGCTGTCGGTCCTGGCCTTCCGCAACGCCTGGTGGTTGGTGACGTTCTGCGTGCTCGGCGCGCTCGGGTGCGCGACCCTCGCGATCGTGGGCGGCCGACTCGTCCGCTCGATCCTGTTCAGCCTGGTGGCGGCGCCGTTCGCGGCGTTCCGGGGGCTGCCGTGGGTGCGCGGTCACCTGCACGCGCCGACGAACCCGGGCCTGGTCCGTCGCATCGTCGGGTCGGCAGCGGCCACCCTGGCCGCGCTGATCGTCTTCGGCGCGCTCCTGTCGTCCGCCGACGGCGCCTTCTCGGTGGTGCTCGGCGAGGTGATTCCCGAGGTCAACGTCGGCACCGTGTTCCGCTGGATCTTCCTCGCCGTCGTGGGTGCGCTCTGCGCCGTGGCCGCCGTCTACACGCTGGCGGCGCCGCCCGACCTGTCGACGGTGGACCGGCCCGGTACGCGCCGCTTCGGCATCGTGGAGTGGGCTCCGGTCATCAGCGCCCTCACGCTGCTGTTCGGCGGCTTCGTGGCGGTGCAGTTCACCGTCCTGTTCGGCGGGCAGCGGCACGTGCTGCGCACCGCCGGCCTCAGCTATGCCGAGTACGCGCGCAGCGGGTTCTGGCAGCTCGTCGTCGTCACCATGCTGACGCTGGCGGTGCTCGGCGGGGTGGCCCGCTGGGCGCGGCGGGACCGGGCGGTCGAGCGCCACCTGCTGCGGGTCCTGCTGGGCCTGCTCAGCGTGCTCAGTTTCGTCATCGTGGTGTCGGCGCTGGCCCGGATGTACACGTACCAGAAGGTCTACAGCTTCACCGGTGAGCGGCTCTTCGTGATGGCGTTCGAGTTGCTGCTCGGCACCGTGTTCCTGATGATCCTGGTGGCGGGGCTCCGCTTGCGTGGGGCCTGGATTCCCGGCACGACGGTGGCGCTCGCCGTGGTGATGCTGCTGAGCCTGGCCGTGCTCAACCCGGAGGACTACGCCGCCCGCCGCAACATCGCCCGGTACGAGCAGACCGGGAAGATCGACGCCTGGTACCTGCGGGCGCTCTCGGCGGACGCGACGCCGGCCCTGACCGGCCTGCCCGACCCGGCACGCCGCTGCACGCTGAGCTGGATCGCCGACGACCTTGAGGAGCCGGACCCCTGGTACGCCTGGAACCTGGGCCGGGTCCGGGCGCGCGCGGCGCTGGACCGGGCCGGGCCGGGCGCGGTCGGCGGCCAGCGCGACTGCAGGGCCGCCGACCAGTTCGACCTGCCGAAGAGCCGCCGCTGA
- a CDS encoding DUF6403 family protein yields MSHTLLIWLVGGVLLVGAGLATTLLPRWRERGQEHRTAWSTARAAIDSATVSRDAAATRVPEAEQLLARAELIAAGRGGASAARAAADHAREADGLWRTNQ; encoded by the coding sequence ATGTCCCACACCCTCCTGATCTGGCTGGTCGGCGGCGTCCTGCTGGTGGGCGCGGGCCTCGCGACGACCCTGCTGCCCCGGTGGCGGGAACGGGGGCAGGAGCACCGGACCGCCTGGTCCACCGCCCGTGCGGCCATCGACAGCGCAACCGTCAGCCGGGACGCGGCGGCGACCCGGGTGCCGGAGGCCGAGCAGTTGCTGGCCCGCGCCGAACTGATCGCCGCCGGGCGTGGCGGGGCGTCCGCCGCCCGGGCGGCGGCAGACCACGCGAGGGAGGCTGACGGGTTGTGGCGGACAAACCAGTGA